In one window of Gossypium arboreum isolate Shixiya-1 chromosome 4, ASM2569848v2, whole genome shotgun sequence DNA:
- the LOC108481857 gene encoding uncharacterized protein LOC108481857 gives MEKKMNLGPDLAHVIEDMVGDKVFLKVLPKKKVLRFGQKGKLSSRFISPYEVIEQIGLVSYHLLLLPELERIHDVLPSHVVCVKEIEVQSDLSYEEELVAILDREVKVLCSKTVPLLKVLWRNHKIEEASWGSEDILRHQYP, from the exons atggagaagaagatgaatttGGGTCCAGATTTGGCCCATGTGATTGAGGACATG gttggtgataaggtgtttctaAAGGTCTTGCCTAAGAAGAAGGTTTTGAGGTTCGGGCAAAAAGGCAAGCTTAGTTCTAGGTTTATTAGCCCTTACGAGGTGATTGAACAGATTGGACTTGTTTCTTATCATCTTCTATTACTGCCTGAGCTTGAGCGCATTCATGATGTCTTGCCTTCCCATGTTGTTTGTGTGAAGGAGATTGAGGTTCAATCTGACCTTTCGTATGAGGAGGAACTGGTTGCGATCTTAGACCGTGAGGTCAAGGTGCTGTGTAGTAAGACAGTTCCACTGTTGAAAGTTTTGTGGCGCAACCACAAGATTGAGGAAGCCAGTTGGGGGTCGGAAGATATCCTGAGGCATCAGTATCCATaa